A section of the Sphaerobacter thermophilus DSM 20745 genome encodes:
- a CDS encoding class II fumarate hydratase yields MTVSEEKGYRIERDSMGEMRVPADALYGASTARAVENFPISGLRFPRAFIRALGLIKLAAARTNAELGLLSEEKSRLIQEAAQEVAEGRWDDEFPLDIFQTGSGTSTNMNANEVIATRAAQIAGGGRPVHPNDDVNMGQSSNDVIPSAIHVSAYLEIAEQLLPAMAHLQETLERRAAETDDVVKMGRTHLMDAMPVRLSQEISGWAAQVAQARERIEATLPRLAQLALGGTAVGTGINAHPEFGSRVAAALADITGLPFREADNHFAAQATQNTASEVSGQLKTYAAALMKIANDLRWMNSGPQGGLAEIALPALQPGSSIMPGKVNPVIPEAVMMVCAQVIGNDVTITVADQAGNFELNVMLPVIAYNLIQSIQILASASRVLADRAVAGFTVNREAIDEVVEKNPILVTALNPIIGYDRAAQIAKRAYAENRRIKDVAAEMTDLSPEEIDRLLDPAELTRGGIKAGGSAG; encoded by the coding sequence ATGACTGTGTCCGAAGAGAAGGGCTACCGGATTGAGCGCGACAGCATGGGCGAGATGCGGGTACCCGCCGACGCGCTCTATGGCGCCTCCACCGCCCGTGCCGTCGAGAACTTCCCGATCAGCGGGCTGCGTTTCCCCCGCGCGTTCATCCGTGCCCTCGGCCTGATCAAGCTCGCGGCCGCTCGTACCAACGCCGAACTTGGGCTGCTCAGCGAGGAAAAGTCGCGGCTGATCCAGGAGGCCGCGCAGGAAGTGGCCGAGGGGCGATGGGACGACGAGTTCCCGCTCGACATCTTCCAGACCGGCTCGGGCACCTCGACCAACATGAACGCGAACGAGGTGATCGCGACGCGGGCGGCGCAGATCGCCGGAGGCGGTCGGCCGGTGCACCCAAACGACGACGTCAACATGGGGCAGAGCAGCAACGACGTCATCCCGTCGGCCATCCATGTGTCCGCCTACCTCGAGATCGCCGAGCAGCTCCTGCCGGCGATGGCGCACCTGCAGGAGACGCTCGAACGCCGCGCCGCCGAGACTGACGACGTGGTGAAGATGGGGCGCACCCACCTGATGGATGCCATGCCGGTGCGCTTGAGCCAGGAGATCAGCGGCTGGGCGGCGCAGGTGGCGCAGGCGCGTGAGCGCATCGAGGCCACGCTGCCCCGCCTCGCGCAGCTCGCCCTCGGCGGCACGGCGGTCGGGACCGGCATCAACGCGCACCCGGAGTTCGGCAGTCGCGTCGCGGCGGCACTCGCCGACATCACCGGTCTGCCCTTCCGCGAGGCAGACAACCACTTCGCCGCGCAGGCGACGCAGAACACCGCCTCCGAGGTGAGCGGTCAGCTCAAGACCTACGCCGCGGCGCTGATGAAAATCGCCAATGACCTGCGCTGGATGAACAGCGGGCCGCAGGGCGGCTTGGCCGAGATCGCGCTCCCGGCGTTGCAGCCAGGCTCCTCGATCATGCCGGGGAAGGTCAACCCGGTGATCCCCGAGGCGGTCATGATGGTCTGCGCCCAGGTCATTGGTAACGACGTCACCATCACCGTGGCTGACCAGGCGGGCAACTTCGAGCTGAACGTGATGCTGCCTGTGATCGCCTATAACCTGATTCAGTCGATCCAGATCTTGGCCAGCGCGTCGCGGGTGCTGGCCGACCGCGCCGTGGCGGGCTTCACCGTCAACCGGGAGGCGATCGACGAGGTGGTCGAGAAGAACCCGATCCTGGTGACGGCGCTGAACCCGATCATCGGCTACGACCGGGCCGCGCAGATCGCCAAGCGCGCCTACGCCGAGAATCGCCGGATCAAGGACGTGGCCGCCGAGATGACCGATCTGTCGCCTGAGGAGATCGACCGGCTGCTCGACCCGGCCGAGCTCACCCGCGGCGGCATCAAGGCCGGCGGCAGCGCGGGGTAG
- a CDS encoding Mut7-C RNAse domain-containing protein, with protein MDHVTVRFYAELNDFLPRERRQVPITYPLARRTSIKDLIESLGVPHTEVDLLLANGESVGFDYLVQPGDRISVYPVFESLDISPLVRVRPSPLREPRFVLDTHLGKLAGYLRLLGFDTLYRNNYDDATLARISADERRILLTQDRGLLKRSAVTHGYYVRAASPVEQVREVVRRFDLAGLIQPFSRCLRCNGRLRPVPKAAVLERLPPRTRQEYEEFWLCERCDRVYWQGSHYDRLRALIAELVEQAPGALTDLRQRSVPGGEPPG; from the coding sequence ATGGACCATGTCACGGTCCGCTTCTACGCTGAACTGAACGACTTCCTGCCCCGCGAGCGGCGTCAGGTACCCATCACCTACCCGCTGGCGCGGCGCACCTCGATCAAGGATCTGATCGAGTCGCTTGGAGTACCGCACACGGAGGTGGATCTGCTCCTCGCCAATGGGGAGTCGGTCGGCTTCGACTACCTGGTGCAGCCCGGTGACCGCATCAGCGTCTACCCGGTCTTCGAGTCGCTCGACATCAGTCCACTCGTGCGCGTCCGGCCTAGCCCGCTGCGCGAACCGCGCTTCGTTCTCGACACGCACCTGGGCAAACTTGCGGGCTACCTTCGGCTCCTGGGCTTCGACACCCTGTACCGCAACAACTACGACGACGCTACGCTGGCGCGGATCTCGGCGGACGAGCGGCGTATCCTCCTGACCCAGGACCGCGGCTTGCTGAAGCGCAGTGCAGTGACGCACGGCTACTACGTCCGCGCGGCCTCGCCGGTCGAGCAGGTGCGCGAGGTTGTGCGGCGCTTCGATCTGGCCGGATTGATTCAACCCTTCAGCCGGTGCCTCCGCTGCAACGGCCGGCTACGCCCGGTGCCGAAGGCCGCCGTGCTGGAGCGTCTGCCGCCCCGTACCCGGCAGGAGTACGAAGAGTTCTGGCTCTGTGAGCGATGCGACCGCGTGTACTGGCAAGGATCCCACTACGATCGCCTGCGCGCGTTGATCGCTGAGCTGGTGGAGCAGGCGCCCGGGGCTCTGACGGATCTGCGTCAGCGGTCTGTGCCCGGGGGTGAACCCCCGGGCTGA
- a CDS encoding glycoside hydrolase family 31 protein: MTQDVAAVQIPDGYEAVGSAHVVEQGPASVRLRAGTATVEVTVLAPDLFRVGMFPDSRPVVYPDAAIARHDWSAGEVTVADESGSLRLETGAAAVVIDLEPLRIGFRDAVGRPFLEDDPDLGMGAAGPPPLGGVPAALGRPVYMYKRRVPGERYFGCGERTGGLEKTSSHQVFWNVDPPVGHNAAMNALYTSIPFLLALREGRAWGLFFDNPCRSEFDLARRDSSRLCFSAIGGDLVYYVFSGPSLRDVLDRYTDLTGRTPMPPLWALGYHQSSWNYETAEDVEAVARAFRERDIPCDAIYLDIDYMDGFRVFTWSPERFPDPDGLIARLGEQGFRVVTIVDPGVRVDESYSVYTSGRDAGYFCRTPTGEEYRNVVWPGVCAFPDFSDPNVRAWWGDQHAALLDRGVAGIWCDMNEPTVFIPSRGTLPDDTVHPGGGHARLHAQVHNLYGNYMAQATREGLERLRPDRRPFVISRAGYAGLQRFALQWTGDNSAWWEHLWMSMPQLQNMGLSGMAWAGVDIGGFSGDATGELLARWVEFGIFQPYCRNHSEKGTTRQEPWAFGEPYESIIRNMLKLRQRLLPYLYTLFEECHRTGAPILRPLLFEYPEDDATYSADDEFLVGDRLLVAPITRHGQSYRHVYLPAGTWFHLWRGERYEGPADVLIHAPLGEPAVFVRGDAPVPLWPAMNYVGERPADPLTLLIYPAGGRGALELYEDAGDGYAYLQGEYARTRVTCRSDDAGIIVEIGAREGSFVPERTRVVVELRGLEKAPSQVLVDGQPDEATFDDGTVTVSLDASAEARTVEVRR, from the coding sequence GTGACGCAAGATGTGGCAGCGGTCCAGATCCCGGATGGGTACGAGGCGGTCGGCTCCGCCCACGTAGTCGAGCAGGGACCCGCAAGCGTGCGCCTGCGGGCGGGCACGGCGACGGTGGAGGTCACGGTGCTGGCGCCGGACCTGTTTCGGGTCGGGATGTTCCCCGATAGCCGACCGGTGGTCTACCCGGACGCCGCCATCGCGCGGCACGACTGGTCGGCGGGAGAGGTGACCGTCGCGGATGAGTCGGGCTCGCTGCGTCTGGAAACCGGTGCCGCCGCTGTCGTGATTGACCTCGAGCCGCTCCGGATCGGCTTCCGCGACGCTGTAGGGCGGCCGTTCCTGGAGGATGACCCCGACCTGGGCATGGGCGCCGCCGGACCGCCGCCGTTGGGTGGCGTCCCGGCCGCACTGGGCCGGCCGGTGTACATGTACAAGCGACGGGTGCCGGGGGAGCGCTACTTCGGCTGCGGCGAGCGCACCGGCGGGTTGGAGAAGACGTCGTCCCATCAGGTCTTTTGGAACGTCGACCCGCCCGTAGGCCACAACGCGGCCATGAACGCCCTCTACACGTCGATCCCGTTCCTCCTTGCACTCCGCGAGGGCAGAGCCTGGGGGCTCTTCTTCGACAATCCCTGCCGGAGTGAGTTCGACCTCGCCCGGCGTGATTCGTCACGACTGTGCTTCAGCGCGATCGGGGGCGACCTGGTCTATTACGTTTTCAGCGGGCCATCGCTGCGGGATGTGCTCGACCGCTACACCGACCTGACCGGTCGCACCCCGATGCCGCCGCTCTGGGCCCTCGGCTACCACCAGAGTTCCTGGAACTACGAGACGGCGGAAGACGTGGAGGCGGTCGCTCGCGCCTTCCGCGAGCGCGACATCCCGTGCGACGCGATCTACCTCGACATCGACTACATGGACGGGTTCCGCGTCTTCACCTGGAGCCCAGAGCGGTTCCCCGACCCCGACGGTTTGATCGCACGGCTCGGCGAGCAAGGCTTCCGGGTGGTGACGATCGTCGACCCGGGCGTGCGCGTCGACGAGTCGTACTCGGTCTACACCTCAGGTCGCGATGCGGGCTACTTCTGCCGGACCCCGACGGGTGAGGAGTACCGAAACGTGGTCTGGCCGGGCGTGTGTGCCTTCCCCGACTTCAGCGATCCCAATGTCCGTGCCTGGTGGGGCGACCAGCACGCGGCGCTTCTGGACCGGGGCGTGGCCGGCATCTGGTGCGACATGAACGAGCCGACGGTCTTCATCCCGTCGCGCGGAACCCTGCCGGACGACACGGTTCACCCGGGCGGTGGACACGCCCGGCTCCATGCGCAGGTACACAACCTCTACGGCAACTACATGGCTCAGGCGACGCGCGAGGGGCTGGAGCGGCTGCGACCGGACCGCCGCCCGTTCGTCATCTCCCGCGCCGGGTATGCCGGGCTACAGCGCTTTGCCCTGCAGTGGACCGGCGACAACTCGGCCTGGTGGGAACACCTTTGGATGTCGATGCCGCAGCTCCAGAACATGGGGCTGTCCGGGATGGCCTGGGCCGGAGTCGACATCGGCGGCTTCTCCGGCGATGCCACGGGCGAGTTGCTGGCACGCTGGGTGGAGTTCGGTATCTTCCAGCCCTACTGCCGGAACCACAGCGAGAAGGGGACCACGCGCCAGGAGCCGTGGGCGTTCGGCGAGCCGTACGAGTCGATTATCCGGAACATGCTCAAGCTTCGACAGCGGCTGCTCCCGTATCTCTACACGCTGTTCGAAGAGTGCCACCGCACTGGCGCGCCGATCCTGCGACCACTCCTGTTCGAGTATCCAGAGGACGATGCGACCTACAGCGCCGATGATGAGTTCCTGGTGGGCGACCGGCTGCTGGTGGCCCCCATCACCCGCCATGGCCAGTCGTACCGCCACGTCTACCTGCCGGCCGGCACCTGGTTCCACCTGTGGCGTGGCGAGCGCTACGAGGGACCGGCCGACGTGCTGATCCACGCGCCGCTCGGCGAGCCGGCCGTCTTCGTGCGCGGCGACGCGCCGGTGCCGCTGTGGCCCGCGATGAACTACGTCGGCGAGCGGCCGGCCGATCCGCTGACGCTGCTGATCTATCCGGCCGGAGGACGGGGCGCGCTGGAGCTCTACGAGGACGCCGGGGACGGCTATGCCTACCTGCAGGGCGAGTACGCCCGGACGCGCGTCACCTGTCGCTCAGACGACGCCGGGATCATCGTCGAGATCGGCGCGCGCGAGGGCAGCTTCGTGCCGGAGCGCACCCGTGTCGTGGTCGAACTCCGTGGGCTGGAAAAGGCGCCGTCGCAGGTGCTGGTCGACGGGCAGCCGGATGAGGCGACCTTCGACGACGGCACCGTGACTGTGAGCCTGGACGCGAGCGCCGAGGCGCGGACAGTCGAGGTCCGCCGCTAG
- a CDS encoding putative immunity protein: MILPKVRDPRLVTIRRGGTLTDEDHHLLALWAALCAEHVLPLFEAVQPDDPRPRYAIEQVRAWARGEVRMSQSRAAAGHANAAARHLTGAPRFAAFAAGQAAAVAHVAAHALGAAAYAIKAVRAAAPEGEALHAGRLECQWQRDQLPEPIREFVLDDQRLRNHLCWGVFDC; encoded by the coding sequence ATGATCCTGCCGAAAGTCCGCGACCCGCGGCTGGTGACGATCCGGCGTGGCGGGACCCTCACCGATGAGGATCACCACCTCCTCGCCTTGTGGGCGGCGCTGTGCGCGGAGCATGTCCTTCCTCTCTTCGAAGCGGTGCAGCCGGATGACCCGCGGCCGCGCTATGCGATCGAGCAGGTTCGCGCCTGGGCGCGCGGCGAGGTTCGGATGTCCCAGTCGCGTGCGGCTGCCGGTCATGCGAATGCCGCGGCGCGGCATTTGACCGGGGCACCGCGGTTTGCCGCGTTTGCGGCCGGACAGGCGGCGGCGGTCGCCCATGTCGCCGCACACGCACTCGGCGCAGCCGCCTATGCGATCAAGGCCGTGCGCGCCGCCGCCCCGGAAGGAGAGGCGTTGCACGCCGGGCGACTTGAGTGCCAGTGGCAGCGCGACCAGCTCCCGGAGCCGATCCGCGAATTCGTCCTCGATGACCAGCGGCTGCGGAACCACCTCTGTTGGGGCGTGTTCGACTGCTGA